One window of the Shewanella khirikhana genome contains the following:
- the purM gene encoding phosphoribosylformylglycinamidine cyclo-ligase codes for MSTPTPLSYKDAGVDIDAGNALVQNIKSAVKRTRRPEVMGNLGGFGALCELPSKYKHPVLVSGTDGVGTKLRLAIDFKSHDTVGVDLVAMCVNDLIVQGAEPLFFLDYYATGKLDVETATSVVNGIGEGCFQSGCALIGGETAEMPGMYEGEDYDLAGFCVGVVEKADIIDGTKVKAGDALIALASSGPHSNGYSLIRKVLEVSQADPQMDLNGKPLIKHLLEPTKIYVKSLLKLIAENDVHAMAHITGGGFWENIPRVLPENCKAVVKGDSWQWPVVFDWLQSAGNIETYEMYRTFNCGVGMVVALPADKVDAALELLKAEGENAWHIGHIAERNGDEEQVEIL; via the coding sequence GTGAGCACTCCTACCCCACTGAGCTATAAAGACGCCGGTGTCGATATCGACGCAGGCAATGCACTGGTTCAAAACATCAAGTCTGCCGTTAAGCGTACCCGCCGCCCTGAGGTGATGGGTAACCTGGGTGGTTTTGGTGCCCTGTGTGAACTGCCTTCCAAGTACAAGCACCCTGTTCTGGTGTCTGGCACTGACGGTGTGGGAACCAAACTGCGTCTGGCTATCGACTTCAAGAGCCACGACACCGTAGGTGTGGATCTTGTTGCCATGTGTGTGAACGACCTGATCGTTCAGGGCGCCGAGCCGCTGTTCTTCCTCGACTACTACGCCACCGGCAAGCTGGACGTGGAAACCGCCACCTCTGTGGTAAACGGTATCGGTGAAGGTTGCTTCCAGTCTGGTTGTGCCCTTATCGGTGGTGAAACCGCCGAAATGCCTGGCATGTACGAAGGCGAAGACTACGACCTGGCCGGTTTCTGTGTGGGCGTGGTTGAGAAAGCTGACATCATCGACGGCACCAAGGTGAAAGCCGGTGACGCGCTGATTGCCCTGGCCTCAAGCGGTCCTCACTCAAACGGTTACTCGCTGATCCGTAAGGTATTGGAAGTGAGCCAGGCCGATCCTCAAATGGATCTGAACGGCAAGCCGCTTATCAAGCACCTGCTGGAACCGACCAAGATTTATGTGAAATCACTGCTGAAACTGATTGCCGAAAACGATGTTCACGCCATGGCGCACATCACCGGTGGCGGTTTCTGGGAAAACATCCCCCGCGTACTGCCTGAAAACTGCAAGGCCGTGGTGAAAGGTGACTCCTGGCAGTGGCCCGTGGTGTTTGACTGGCTGCAAAGCGCCGGCAACATCGAAACCTATGAAATGTATCGCACCTTCAACTGCGGCGTGGGCATGGTTGTTGCTCTGCCTGCAGACAAGGTGGATGCCGCACTTGAACTGCTCAAGGCCGAAGGCGAGAACGCCTGGCACATTGGTCATATCGCCGAGCGTAACGGCGATGAAGAGCAGGTGGAGATCCTGTAA
- the purN gene encoding phosphoribosylglycinamide formyltransferase, protein MSCRVVVLISGSGSNLQAIIDQCHGQHGVELVGVISNKPDAYGLVRAHHAEIDTSCVIARKGEKRADYDARLTEVIEAYQPDLIVLAGFMRILSDGFVTRYLGRMLNIHPSLLPKYTGLDTHQRAIDAGDSEHGASVHFVTPELDAGPVVLQAKVPIYEGDDATLLAERVHEQEHAIYPLVVKWFAQGRLAMKDDTAFLDGDAIGPGGYAPD, encoded by the coding sequence ATGAGTTGTCGCGTCGTCGTCCTTATCTCTGGCAGTGGCAGTAACCTGCAAGCCATTATCGACCAGTGCCATGGCCAACATGGTGTGGAGCTGGTTGGCGTTATCAGCAACAAGCCCGATGCCTATGGCCTGGTACGTGCCCATCACGCCGAGATAGACACCAGCTGCGTCATCGCCCGCAAGGGTGAGAAGCGTGCGGACTATGACGCGCGTCTGACCGAGGTGATTGAAGCCTACCAGCCCGATTTGATTGTGCTGGCTGGCTTTATGCGGATCCTCTCCGATGGATTCGTGACCCGCTACCTGGGTCGTATGCTCAATATTCATCCGTCACTGCTGCCCAAGTACACCGGCCTCGACACTCACCAGCGCGCCATTGACGCCGGTGACAGCGAGCACGGTGCCAGCGTGCACTTCGTTACCCCAGAGCTGGATGCGGGTCCTGTGGTGTTGCAGGCCAAGGTACCCATCTACGAAGGTGATGACGCTACCCTGCTGGCCGAGCGGGTTCATGAGCAGGAGCATGCCATCTACCCACTGGTGGTGAAATGGTTTGCTCAGGGCCGTCTTGCGATGAAAGACGACACTGCCTTCCTCGATGGCGATGCCATAGGCCCAGGCGGTTATGCGCCGGATTGA
- a CDS encoding HAD-IIA family hydrolase, with protein sequence MKNIICDIDGVLLHDNKLVPGSDKFIHRILEQGNPLVILTNYPVQTGKDLQNRLEAAGINVPEECFYTAAMATADFLKHQQGSKAFVIGEGALTHELYKAGFTITDINPDFVIVGETRSYNWDMIHKAARFVAAGARFIATNPDTHGPAYSPACGALCAPIERITGRKPFYVGKPSSWIIRSALNHINGHSDNTVIIGDNMRTDILAGFQAGLETILVLSGVSRLEDIEKEPFRPNHVFNCAGDIDVV encoded by the coding sequence ATGAAAAACATCATCTGTGATATCGACGGAGTTTTGCTTCACGACAACAAGCTGGTACCTGGCAGCGACAAGTTTATTCATCGCATTCTCGAGCAAGGCAATCCGCTGGTGATCCTCACCAACTACCCGGTGCAGACCGGCAAAGATCTGCAAAACCGCCTCGAAGCGGCAGGGATTAATGTGCCGGAAGAGTGTTTCTATACTGCCGCCATGGCTACGGCGGATTTTTTAAAGCATCAGCAGGGCAGCAAGGCCTTTGTGATTGGCGAAGGCGCCCTCACCCACGAGCTGTACAAGGCGGGCTTTACCATCACCGACATTAACCCCGACTTTGTGATTGTGGGTGAAACCCGCTCCTACAACTGGGACATGATCCATAAAGCTGCCCGCTTCGTGGCCGCCGGTGCCCGCTTTATTGCCACCAATCCGGACACCCACGGCCCCGCGTATTCACCGGCCTGCGGCGCTCTGTGTGCCCCTATCGAGCGTATTACCGGCCGCAAACCCTTCTACGTGGGCAAGCCCAGCAGCTGGATAATACGCTCGGCGTTGAACCATATTAACGGCCATTCCGACAATACGGTGATCATCGGCGACAACATGCGCACCGATATTCTGGCGGGCTTCCAGGCGGGGCTTGAAACCATCCTGGTGCTCTCGGGCGTCAGTCGTCTCGAAGATATCGAAAAAGAGCCGTTTCGCCCCAATCACGTGTTTAACTGCGCCGGCGATATCGACGTGGTGTAA
- a CDS encoding M28 family metallopeptidase, with amino-acid sequence MKPLLPLGLLLLTSCSQGGMVSQKVPEPDFNEARFRNDIKVLSSDAFEGRAPTTQGETLTLDYLTTAFKAAGLKGANNGSFLQSVPMVTYTASEQQSIRLGSLHPAYSKDIVLGSRHNNQGIDIKDAPLVFVGYGIKAPEYGWDDYAGLDMNGKIAVILVNDPGFALPESGKFKGKAMTYYGRWDYKFAEAGRQGALGAIIIHDTAPASYPWSVVENSWTGPQQDLVSSPDAAPRVQVEGWMQLETAKALFAEANLSLDILSKAAAQHSLNQPLGKSADIAFANSASFSDSHNLVATLPGTDKADEHILFTAHWDHIGKDDSREGDKIYNGALDNASGVAGILEIARQFAALDAMGFKNRRSLTFIATTGEEQGLLGSRYYAAHPLFPIDNSIAVLNLDSTNVYGRTKDFTIVGKGQSQLEDYLTSAAKAQGREAVPEKNPASGGFFRSDHFSFAKLGVPAVFAGGGSIPVDEATAAYKQEMQAKMKGCYHNVCDEYRAEWDLSGALEDMAVFYEVARELANNEHRPGYYQRSEFYPLRPAN; translated from the coding sequence ATGAAACCTTTGCTCCCGCTGGGGCTTTTGCTGCTTACCTCCTGCTCCCAGGGCGGTATGGTCAGCCAAAAAGTGCCAGAGCCGGACTTCAATGAGGCCCGTTTCCGTAATGATATCAAAGTGCTGTCATCCGACGCCTTTGAAGGCAGAGCCCCCACCACCCAGGGCGAAACCCTCACCCTCGATTATCTGACCACTGCCTTTAAGGCCGCCGGACTCAAGGGCGCCAACAACGGCAGCTTTTTACAAAGCGTGCCCATGGTGACCTACACCGCATCAGAGCAGCAAAGCATTCGCCTCGGCAGTTTGCACCCCGCCTATAGCAAAGACATAGTGCTTGGCAGCCGCCATAACAATCAGGGCATCGATATCAAGGATGCACCTCTGGTGTTTGTCGGCTACGGCATCAAGGCCCCCGAATATGGCTGGGACGACTACGCCGGGCTCGATATGAACGGCAAGATTGCTGTTATTCTGGTGAACGACCCGGGTTTTGCGCTGCCTGAAAGTGGCAAGTTCAAAGGCAAAGCCATGACCTACTACGGTCGCTGGGACTACAAATTTGCCGAAGCTGGCCGCCAGGGAGCCCTTGGCGCCATCATCATCCACGACACGGCGCCTGCGTCTTACCCCTGGTCTGTGGTGGAAAACAGCTGGACTGGCCCGCAGCAGGATCTGGTTTCCAGCCCGGATGCTGCTCCCCGGGTTCAGGTAGAAGGTTGGATGCAGCTGGAAACCGCCAAGGCGCTGTTTGCCGAAGCCAATCTCTCCCTCGATATCCTCAGCAAAGCAGCAGCCCAGCACTCACTCAATCAGCCCCTTGGCAAAAGCGCCGATATCGCCTTTGCCAACAGTGCCAGTTTCTCTGACAGCCACAATCTGGTCGCCACCCTGCCCGGCACCGACAAGGCCGACGAGCATATCCTCTTTACCGCCCACTGGGACCATATCGGCAAAGATGACAGCCGCGAGGGCGACAAAATCTATAACGGCGCCCTGGATAATGCCTCGGGCGTAGCGGGCATTCTCGAAATTGCGCGTCAGTTCGCGGCGCTCGATGCCATGGGCTTTAAAAACCGTCGCTCATTGACCTTTATCGCCACCACCGGCGAAGAACAGGGACTGCTGGGCTCACGCTATTATGCCGCCCACCCGCTGTTCCCCATCGATAACAGCATTGCAGTGCTGAACCTTGACTCCACCAATGTGTATGGCCGCACCAAAGACTTCACCATAGTCGGTAAGGGCCAATCGCAGCTGGAAGACTACCTCACCTCCGCCGCCAAAGCTCAGGGCCGCGAAGCCGTGCCGGAGAAGAACCCGGCCTCCGGCGGCTTTTTCCGCTCTGACCATTTCAGCTTTGCCAAGCTTGGCGTACCTGCGGTATTTGCCGGTGGCGGCAGCATCCCGGTTGATGAGGCCACCGCCGCCTACAAGCAGGAAATGCAGGCCAAGATGAAAGGCTGCTACCACAATGTCTGTGATGAATACCGCGCCGAGTGGGATTTATCCGGCGCGCTGGAGGATATGGCGGTGTTTTATGAAGTGGCCCGTGAACTTGCCAACAACGAACACCGCCCCGGCTATTACCAGCGCAGCGAGTTTTATCCGTTAAGACCGGCGAACTGA
- the asnB gene encoding asparagine synthase B, with product MCSIFAILDIQSDAKAMRQVALEMSKLLRHRGPDWSGIYADDHAVLAHERLAIVDIEHGAQPLLSEDGSLVLAVNGEIYNHKELKAELGDKYSYQTNSDCEVILSLYQEYGSDFLDKLNGIFAFVLYDKAKGTYLIGRDHIGIIPLYTGRDAQGNFYVASEMKALVPVCKTVETFAPGHYQSSSDAAPVHYYQRDWKSYDAVAENEASVDELRAALEAAVKRQLMSDVPYGVLLSGGLDSSIVSAITQTFAKRRIEDDDESEAWWPQLHSFAVGLKGSPDLAASRKVADAIGTIHHEIHFTFQEGLDAIKDVIFHLETYDVTTIRAATPMYLMARKIKAMGIKMVLSGEGADELFGGYLYFHKAPNPQAFHEELVRKLDKLHLFDCLRANKAMAAWGLEARVPFLDKEFMDVAMRLNPAAKMSGKGKIEKHILREAFEHKLPAEIAWRQKEQFSDGVGYSWIDGLKEQAAAQVDDLQLANARFRFPHNTPETKEAYFYRCFFEELFPLESAALTVPGGKSVACSTPEALAWDESLQGIIDPSGRAVREVHAQSY from the coding sequence ATGTGTTCGATTTTTGCCATTCTCGATATCCAGTCCGATGCCAAAGCCATGCGCCAGGTGGCATTGGAAATGTCCAAGCTGCTGCGTCACCGCGGCCCCGACTGGTCAGGTATCTATGCCGATGACCACGCAGTATTGGCCCACGAGCGCCTTGCCATTGTCGACATTGAACACGGTGCCCAGCCACTGCTGAGCGAAGACGGCAGCCTGGTGCTGGCGGTAAACGGCGAAATCTACAACCACAAAGAACTCAAAGCCGAGCTTGGCGACAAGTACAGCTATCAGACCAACAGTGACTGCGAGGTGATCCTGTCGCTGTATCAGGAATATGGCAGCGACTTCCTCGACAAACTCAACGGCATCTTCGCCTTTGTGCTCTACGACAAGGCCAAGGGTACCTACCTGATTGGTCGCGACCATATCGGCATCATTCCGCTTTACACTGGCCGCGACGCCCAGGGCAACTTCTACGTGGCTTCTGAAATGAAGGCGCTGGTGCCCGTGTGTAAAACCGTGGAAACCTTCGCTCCCGGTCACTACCAGTCAAGCAGCGACGCCGCGCCCGTACACTACTATCAGCGTGACTGGAAATCCTATGATGCCGTGGCCGAGAACGAGGCCAGCGTGGATGAGCTGCGCGCCGCACTGGAAGCTGCGGTCAAGCGCCAGCTGATGTCAGACGTGCCTTATGGGGTGCTGCTCTCGGGCGGTCTTGATTCCTCTATCGTTTCCGCCATCACCCAAACCTTTGCCAAACGTCGCATCGAAGATGACGATGAAAGCGAAGCCTGGTGGCCACAGCTGCACTCCTTTGCCGTGGGTCTTAAAGGCTCGCCGGATCTGGCAGCCTCCCGCAAGGTGGCGGACGCCATTGGCACCATTCACCACGAAATCCATTTCACCTTCCAGGAAGGATTGGATGCCATCAAGGACGTGATTTTTCACCTTGAAACCTACGATGTGACCACCATTCGCGCCGCCACCCCTATGTATCTGATGGCACGTAAAATCAAGGCGATGGGCATTAAGATGGTGCTATCAGGTGAAGGTGCCGACGAGCTTTTTGGTGGCTACCTGTATTTCCACAAGGCGCCAAACCCACAGGCCTTCCACGAGGAGCTGGTGCGTAAACTCGACAAGCTGCACCTGTTCGACTGCCTGCGTGCCAACAAGGCCATGGCGGCCTGGGGTCTGGAAGCGCGGGTGCCCTTCCTCGACAAAGAATTCATGGACGTAGCAATGCGCTTAAACCCTGCCGCCAAGATGTCCGGCAAGGGCAAAATCGAGAAGCACATTCTGCGTGAAGCCTTTGAGCATAAGCTGCCAGCTGAGATTGCCTGGCGTCAGAAGGAGCAATTCAGTGATGGCGTAGGCTACAGCTGGATTGATGGTCTCAAGGAGCAGGCTGCCGCTCAGGTGGATGATTTGCAGCTCGCCAACGCCCGCTTCCGCTTCCCGCACAACACGCCGGAAACCAAGGAAGCTTACTTCTATCGCTGCTTCTTTGAAGAGCTGTTCCCGCTGGAGTCTGCTGCGCTGACCGTCCCCGGTGGCAAGAGTGTCGCCTGCTCTACCCCAGAGGCGCTTGCCTGGGATGAAAGCCTGCAAGGCATTATCGACCCCTCCGGCCGCGCAGTGCGTGAAGTGCACGCTCAAAGTTACTGA
- a CDS encoding DUF1289 domain-containing protein — protein MDKVPSPCVRNCCLNDDDICIGCGRSYQEILDWHLADSAARELILKQAFTRLEAMERCWRGRIQDE, from the coding sequence ATGGACAAGGTCCCGTCGCCCTGTGTACGCAACTGTTGCCTTAACGATGACGACATCTGTATCGGCTGTGGCCGCAGTTATCAGGAAATCCTCGATTGGCACCTGGCAGACAGCGCCGCGCGGGAGCTTATTCTCAAGCAGGCTTTTACCCGTTTAGAGGCAATGGAACGTTGCTGGCGCGGCAGAATACAGGACGAGTAG
- a CDS encoding 5-carboxymethyl-2-hydroxymuconate Delta-isomerase: MPHCVIDFSPNLMGDELAQKLTEACHGAMLQSGLFDPVSVKTRAHRADAALTGQGDDSFIHVDIAIMPGRSSEQKLALMQAVADAIAAADVVASSLTMEVRELVQAHYMKKLA; this comes from the coding sequence GTGCCACATTGTGTGATTGATTTTTCGCCTAATTTAATGGGCGACGAGCTGGCTCAAAAGCTCACTGAAGCCTGCCATGGCGCCATGCTGCAAAGCGGTCTGTTTGACCCTGTGTCGGTGAAAACCCGCGCCCACAGGGCCGATGCGGCGCTCACCGGTCAGGGCGATGACAGCTTTATCCATGTGGATATTGCCATTATGCCCGGCCGCAGCAGCGAGCAGAAACTGGCACTGATGCAAGCGGTCGCTGATGCCATTGCCGCGGCGGATGTGGTGGCATCGAGCCTGACCATGGAAGTGCGCGAGCTTGTACAGGCGCACTACATGAAGAAGCTCGCCTGA
- a CDS encoding VOC family protein, with the protein MNRVDCINYLEIPCRDLNATKAFFAAAFGWQFMDYGPEYSCFLDVGIDGGFYQAPASFSAQAAPLIVLYSDNLALKQEHIMHHGGRIVRSVFSFPGGRRFHFVCPSGNEYAVWSE; encoded by the coding sequence ATGAACCGGGTCGATTGCATCAACTATCTTGAGATCCCCTGCCGGGACCTTAACGCCACCAAAGCCTTCTTTGCCGCCGCCTTCGGTTGGCAGTTTATGGATTACGGCCCTGAATACAGCTGCTTTCTCGATGTCGGAATCGATGGTGGCTTCTATCAGGCCCCTGCCAGTTTCAGCGCCCAGGCGGCGCCCCTTATCGTGCTTTACAGCGACAACCTTGCCCTGAAGCAAGAGCACATCATGCACCATGGCGGTCGCATTGTGCGCTCGGTGTTCAGCTTCCCCGGCGGTCGCCGTTTTCATTTTGTCTGTCCCAGCGGCAACGAGTATGCCGTCTGGTCAGAATAG
- a CDS encoding DUF445 domain-containing protein has product MNKGLVTNGVAAAVTAAGLATGQPLVTSVGLFSLSGAITNELAIHMLFEKVPGLYGSGVIPAKFEAFKTAIHNLMMSQFFTDENIDRFLSGQAGSKMLDLTPVIDKIDLSPAFDALVATVAQSSFGGMLSMFGGVEALEPMKAPFEEKMKASLAEIASSDSFHELLVNELESPQMLSDFKGQIAQIVQSRLDELTPELVKTLVQEMIREHLGWLVVWGGVFGGLIGLVAGLLQG; this is encoded by the coding sequence ATGAACAAAGGTTTGGTAACCAATGGTGTGGCCGCAGCGGTCACGGCGGCAGGCTTGGCCACGGGCCAGCCCCTTGTCACCTCTGTCGGCCTGTTCTCGCTGTCGGGCGCGATTACCAATGAACTTGCCATTCATATGCTGTTTGAAAAGGTGCCGGGCCTGTATGGTTCCGGGGTTATTCCTGCCAAGTTTGAAGCCTTTAAAACAGCCATTCACAATCTGATGATGAGTCAGTTTTTTACTGACGAAAACATCGACCGTTTCTTAAGTGGTCAGGCAGGCAGCAAGATGCTGGATCTGACCCCCGTCATCGACAAAATTGATTTAAGCCCCGCTTTCGATGCGTTAGTGGCCACAGTGGCGCAATCATCCTTTGGCGGCATGTTGTCCATGTTTGGCGGCGTGGAAGCGCTCGAACCCATGAAGGCACCCTTCGAAGAAAAGATGAAGGCCTCGTTGGCTGAAATCGCGAGCTCCGACAGCTTCCATGAGCTTTTGGTCAATGAGTTGGAAAGCCCGCAAATGCTCAGTGATTTCAAAGGGCAGATAGCTCAAATCGTGCAAAGCCGACTGGATGAACTGACCCCCGAGCTGGTGAAAACCCTGGTGCAGGAGATGATCCGCGAGCATTTGGGTTGGCTGGTGGTCTGGGGCGGCGTATTTGGCGGTCTCATCGGTCTTGTTGCCGGATTGCTGCAGGGATAA
- a CDS encoding GNAT family N-acetyltransferase: protein MQIRLASENDLDNLVPLFNAYRQSLGKESDPIGVREFIASRLCENDSVIFVALDEHNAVGFIQLYPSFSSLHLKPIWYFDDSYVTPAYRDRGVAQMLADKAMELAGETDVLIVRRTLVDDSTSVALDTDTGDRNIYQLLASR, encoded by the coding sequence ATGCAAATACGTTTAGCCTCCGAAAACGATCTCGACAATCTGGTTCCGCTGTTCAACGCCTATCGCCAGAGCCTGGGCAAAGAGTCCGATCCCATTGGGGTGAGGGAGTTTATTGCCAGCCGCCTTTGCGAAAATGACTCGGTGATCTTTGTGGCACTGGACGAGCACAATGCTGTCGGGTTCATTCAGTTATACCCCTCATTTTCATCGCTGCATTTGAAGCCTATTTGGTACTTTGATGACAGCTATGTGACCCCAGCCTATCGTGACCGCGGTGTGGCCCAAATGCTGGCCGACAAGGCCATGGAGCTTGCCGGCGAAACCGACGTGCTGATTGTTCGTCGCACCCTGGTGGATGATTCCACCTCAGTGGCACTCGACACCGACACTGGCGATCGCAACATCTATCAGCTGCTCGCTTCCCGCTAA
- a CDS encoding 2Fe-2S iron-sulfur cluster-binding protein: protein MTLFFLDNQRFHAEPGETILSSLKRAGHPHNYSCTKGLCRCCLLKLDEGLAPARAQKGLEPDLKAEGLLFACQCVPKEGMKLSVPNEAVLMPARLLDKQSIGADVLRLVLRPQDATGFHAGLCVGLRAPGEDGQSAGMGRTYGIAPGLGEGTIAFHIRRKRNGQFSQWLCQQANVGDTLMLTRPWGRCDYRSEYLNDELIVVAFGTGIGPALGMVQAALLAGHEKPIHLYHWGKYLDDLYLHRPLLKLMLEHRNLFYQGLIAAQSDKERIDNNRVRLIGVPEVLKERHELGRDKRLFLFGEPDMVAKVTEYAFLSALDMERIHSQSFEYRDLRKRPRK from the coding sequence ATGACGCTGTTTTTTCTGGATAACCAGCGCTTTCATGCCGAGCCCGGCGAAACCATTCTTTCCAGCCTTAAACGGGCGGGTCATCCCCATAATTATTCCTGCACCAAAGGCCTGTGCCGCTGCTGCCTATTGAAGCTGGATGAAGGTCTGGCTCCAGCCAGGGCGCAAAAGGGGCTTGAGCCAGATCTCAAAGCCGAGGGGCTGCTGTTTGCCTGCCAGTGCGTGCCCAAAGAAGGCATGAAGTTATCAGTGCCCAATGAGGCGGTGTTAATGCCAGCCAGGCTGCTGGATAAGCAATCCATTGGCGCCGATGTGCTCAGGCTGGTGTTAAGGCCACAGGATGCGACCGGGTTTCATGCGGGCCTGTGTGTTGGGCTCAGGGCGCCTGGCGAAGATGGCCAAAGTGCTGGTATGGGCCGAACCTATGGCATTGCGCCTGGGCTGGGTGAGGGCACAATCGCGTTTCATATCCGGCGTAAGCGCAATGGCCAGTTCAGCCAGTGGCTGTGCCAGCAAGCCAACGTGGGCGACACCCTGATGCTGACCCGCCCCTGGGGACGCTGCGATTATCGCAGTGAGTATCTTAATGACGAGCTTATTGTGGTGGCCTTTGGTACAGGAATCGGCCCGGCGCTTGGCATGGTGCAGGCGGCCTTGCTCGCTGGCCATGAAAAGCCGATCCATCTGTACCATTGGGGTAAGTATCTCGACGATTTGTATCTGCACCGGCCGCTGCTAAAACTGATGCTCGAGCATCGCAATCTGTTTTATCAGGGGCTGATTGCCGCCCAGAGTGACAAAGAGCGTATCGACAACAACCGCGTGCGGCTGATTGGTGTACCCGAAGTGCTCAAAGAGCGCCATGAACTGGGCCGCGATAAGCGTCTGTTTCTGTTTGGCGAGCCGGATATGGTAGCCAAGGTCACCGAATATGCGTTTTTGAGTGCACTGGATATGGAGCGTATTCACAGCCAGTCGTTCGAGTATCGCGACCTTCGCAAACGGCCCCGTAAATAG
- a CDS encoding energy-coupling factor ABC transporter permease: MLEFWQGLLANIQWQLSGADALGLLLLTLWLWLIYPSRDLAELAANRQLQGRALLALSAMMGIWLFNASIHGLLQLHFLGLVTLMLMFSWRLATILALLPSAFYCVFVLKAPGHFGAYALMGVCLPLFVAFVIHNRSFYLLPKNLFVLIFVSGFANAGLSQLSHESFWSLWLGISGAYSWQVLWHDYLSLSILMMFPEALLNGMAVTLLVVYRPEWLADYSDRHYLWRG; this comes from the coding sequence ATGCTCGAGTTCTGGCAGGGCCTGCTGGCCAACATACAGTGGCAGCTGAGCGGCGCCGATGCGCTGGGGCTGCTGTTGCTTACGCTTTGGCTGTGGCTGATTTATCCATCCCGGGATTTGGCTGAGCTTGCCGCCAATCGGCAATTGCAGGGCAGGGCGCTGCTGGCGCTCAGCGCCATGATGGGCATTTGGCTGTTCAATGCCAGTATCCATGGGCTGTTGCAACTGCATTTTCTTGGACTGGTTACCCTGATGCTGATGTTCTCATGGCGACTGGCCACGATACTGGCGCTGCTGCCGAGCGCTTTTTATTGCGTGTTTGTCTTAAAAGCCCCCGGCCACTTTGGTGCTTACGCGCTGATGGGCGTGTGTCTGCCACTGTTTGTGGCCTTTGTTATTCATAACCGCAGCTTTTACCTGCTGCCGAAAAATCTGTTTGTGCTGATTTTTGTCAGTGGCTTTGCCAATGCTGGCCTCAGTCAGCTGAGTCACGAGAGCTTTTGGTCGCTTTGGCTCGGTATTTCCGGCGCTTACAGTTGGCAGGTGCTGTGGCATGACTATCTGTCGCTGTCGATTCTGATGATGTTCCCCGAAGCTTTGCTCAATGGCATGGCGGTGACCCTGCTGGTGGTGTATCGCCCCGAGTGGTTGGCCGACTATTCTGACCGCCATTACCTGTGGCGTGGCTAG
- a CDS encoding DUF2986 domain-containing protein has product MNRRQALIKKMAKRTKARENKKEKPNAGAAKDRYISKAERAKMEAEAQAVEAQVVDAQAEGDTSNVAELKGQPG; this is encoded by the coding sequence ATGAACAGACGACAGGCACTCATCAAAAAAATGGCCAAGCGCACCAAGGCCCGGGAAAACAAGAAAGAAAAACCCAACGCCGGTGCAGCCAAAGACAGATACATTTCCAAGGCCGAGCGCGCCAAAATGGAAGCAGAAGCACAGGCTGTAGAGGCTCAAGTTGTTGATGCTCAGGCCGAAGGCGATACTTCCAATGTCGCAGAGCTCAAAGGTCAGCCCGGCTGA